From Verrucomicrobia bacterium S94, the proteins below share one genomic window:
- a CDS encoding DUF3127 domain-containing protein yields the protein MAYELSGKVKVILEPKTFASGFTVREFVVTVEDGKYPQDIILQVVQEKVSLLDSIEVGQEVTATFDIRGREYNGRYFNNLQAWKIESGAAAPAGSDDQPPVSDKDVPADFDEFEDDIPF from the coding sequence ATGGCGTATGAATTGAGCGGTAAGGTCAAGGTGATCCTGGAGCCGAAAACCTTTGCGAGCGGGTTTACGGTGCGGGAATTTGTGGTTACGGTGGAGGACGGGAAATATCCGCAGGACATCATTCTGCAGGTGGTGCAGGAAAAAGTGAGCCTGCTGGATTCCATTGAAGTGGGGCAGGAAGTTACCGCAACGTTTGATATCCGCGGCCGCGAATATAACGGGCGCTATTTTAATAATCTCCAGGCCTGGAAAATTGAGTCCGGCGCGGCGGCTCCGGCGGGGAGCGATGACCAGCCGCCGGTTTCGGATAAAGACGTTCCGGCCGATTTTGACGAATTTGAAGACGATATTCCGTTTTAA
- a CDS encoding diaminopimelate decarboxylase, producing MAEKKIPLNKDELEALTKRFPTPFHIYDEKGIRDNAKRLKAAFSWNPGFKEYFAVKAAPNPYLMKILKAEGFGADCSSMGELVLSEEVGIRGDDIMFTSNDTPAYEFKKAMELGAVINLDDISHIEYLEEHTGLPELVCCRYNPGPLKEGNAIIGNPEEAKYGFTREQLFEGYCILKEKGVKRFGLHTMVASNELEVGYFIETAHMLFELVGELSEKLGIEFEFVNLGGGIGIPYKPEQEAVDLEALGEGVRKLYEEYITGKGLKELDIRLECGRMITGPYGYLVGRVLHRKSTYKEYVGLDACMANLMRPGMYGAYHHITVAGKEDAPADFVCDVTGSLCENNDKFSIDRAIPEPQVGDLVVIHDAGAHGHSMGFNYNAKLRSAELLLREDGEVVQIRRPETLEDYFATLDFDGLTSFEA from the coding sequence ATGGCTGAAAAGAAGATCCCGTTGAACAAAGATGAACTGGAAGCACTGACGAAGCGTTTTCCAACCCCCTTTCACATTTATGATGAAAAAGGCATTCGCGATAATGCGAAGCGACTGAAAGCGGCCTTTTCCTGGAATCCGGGGTTTAAGGAATATTTTGCCGTCAAGGCCGCACCGAATCCGTATCTGATGAAAATTCTGAAAGCGGAGGGTTTCGGGGCTGACTGTTCATCGATGGGGGAACTGGTGCTGTCGGAGGAAGTGGGCATCCGCGGCGATGATATTATGTTCACTTCGAACGATACCCCGGCCTATGAATTTAAAAAAGCCATGGAGCTTGGTGCGGTAATCAACCTGGATGATATTTCGCATATTGAATATCTGGAGGAACATACGGGGTTGCCGGAGTTGGTCTGCTGCCGCTACAATCCGGGACCGCTGAAAGAAGGCAATGCCATCATCGGCAATCCGGAGGAGGCCAAATACGGCTTTACCCGCGAGCAGCTGTTTGAGGGGTATTGTATCCTGAAAGAAAAAGGAGTGAAACGTTTCGGACTGCATACGATGGTGGCGTCGAATGAGTTGGAGGTCGGCTATTTCATCGAAACCGCTCACATGCTGTTTGAGCTGGTCGGTGAGCTGAGCGAAAAGCTTGGAATCGAATTTGAGTTTGTAAATCTCGGTGGCGGTATCGGTATTCCGTATAAACCGGAACAGGAAGCGGTGGATCTGGAGGCACTCGGTGAAGGCGTCAGAAAACTGTACGAGGAATACATCACCGGAAAAGGGCTGAAAGAACTGGATATCCGCTTGGAATGCGGACGTATGATTACGGGGCCGTATGGATATCTGGTGGGTCGGGTGCTGCACCGCAAAAGCACCTATAAGGAATATGTAGGGCTCGATGCCTGTATGGCCAACCTGATGCGGCCGGGTATGTATGGTGCGTATCATCACATCACGGTGGCTGGAAAAGAAGATGCTCCGGCGGATTTTGTCTGTGACGTTACGGGATCCCTCTGCGAAAATAATGATAAGTTTTCCATCGACCGGGCTATTCCGGAACCGCAGGTCGGCGATCTGGTCGTGATTCATGATGCGGGGGCCCATGGCCATTCGATGGGATTTAACTATAATGCCAAACTGCGTTCCGCCGAGCTGCTGCTTCGTGAAGATGGTGAGGTGGTTCAGATCCGGCGGCCGGAAACGCTGGAGGATTATTTTGCCACATTGGATTTTGACGGACTGACGTCGTTTGAGGCGTAA
- a CDS encoding argininosuccinate synthase, which produces MKVVLAYSGGLDTTVLLTWLQEKYDAEVICYCSNVGQEEELDGLEEKALKHGAVKCYVDDVQDEFAADYIYPMMQANAIYEGTYLLGTSIARPLIAKRMIDIANLEGAEAICHGATGKGNDQVRFELTAYALKPDVKVIAPWRMPEDFPFEGRSDMIKYLEEKGVPTTVSAAKPYSMDRNMLHISFEGGILEDPWNEPDEDMWCMTKPLSQAADEPEYVEISFEKGIPVAVNGEKLGAAALLKKLNALGCEHAVGRIDIVENRFTGMKDRGVYETPGGTILQAAHRGLESICMDREVMHLRDSFIPKYAELVYNGFWFAPEREMLQAAITQSQETVTGDVRVKLYKGGVHVCGRKSPYSLYSPELVSFDEAGGYNQSDATGFIKLNALRLRVLASMKKEN; this is translated from the coding sequence ATGAAAGTTGTACTTGCATATTCCGGAGGTCTCGATACGACCGTACTGCTGACCTGGCTGCAGGAAAAATATGATGCAGAGGTTATCTGCTACTGTTCGAACGTCGGGCAGGAGGAAGAGCTGGACGGTCTTGAGGAAAAGGCGCTGAAGCACGGCGCAGTGAAGTGCTATGTCGATGACGTACAGGACGAATTTGCGGCTGATTACATCTATCCGATGATGCAGGCCAATGCGATTTATGAAGGGACCTATCTGCTGGGCACCTCCATTGCGCGTCCGCTGATCGCTAAACGTATGATCGATATCGCCAATCTTGAAGGTGCTGAAGCGATCTGCCACGGCGCCACCGGTAAGGGGAATGATCAGGTTCGTTTCGAACTGACCGCCTATGCCTTGAAACCGGATGTGAAGGTTATTGCTCCGTGGCGTATGCCGGAGGATTTTCCGTTCGAAGGGCGCTCTGATATGATTAAATATCTGGAGGAAAAAGGGGTCCCGACCACCGTTTCCGCGGCCAAGCCCTATTCAATGGACCGCAACATGCTGCACATCAGTTTTGAAGGCGGTATTCTGGAGGATCCGTGGAACGAGCCGGACGAGGATATGTGGTGCATGACCAAACCGCTGAGTCAGGCGGCGGATGAACCGGAATATGTTGAAATCAGTTTTGAAAAAGGGATTCCGGTTGCGGTGAACGGCGAAAAGCTGGGCGCGGCAGCATTGCTGAAAAAACTGAATGCACTCGGCTGTGAACATGCGGTCGGCCGTATCGATATTGTTGAAAACCGTTTCACGGGCATGAAAGACCGCGGTGTATATGAAACGCCCGGCGGAACGATTCTGCAGGCGGCGCACCGTGGCTTGGAGTCCATTTGTATGGACCGGGAAGTGATGCATCTGCGCGACAGCTTTATCCCGAAATATGCGGAACTGGTTTACAACGGATTCTGGTTTGCGCCGGAGCGTGAAATGCTTCAGGCGGCGATTACGCAGAGTCAGGAAACTGTAACCGGCGATGTCCGTGTGAAACTTTATAAGGGCGGCGTGCATGTGTGCGGACGTAAATCTCCGTATTCGCTCTACAGTCCGGAACTCGTCAGTTTTGATGAAGCGGGCGGATATAACCAGTCCGACGCAACCGGTTTCATTAAGCTGAATGCGCTGCGCCTGCGGGTACTGGCTTCCATGAAAAAAGAGAACTGA